A portion of the Anser cygnoides isolate HZ-2024a breed goose chromosome 25, Taihu_goose_T2T_genome, whole genome shotgun sequence genome contains these proteins:
- the BLACAT1 gene encoding bladder cancer associated transcript 1 isoform X2 — protein MPQFTFACFCGLHGFCKMKRKKEESSAEQETAV, from the coding sequence ATGCCCCAGTTCACCTTCGCGTGCTTCTGCGGGCTCCATGGCTTCTGcaagatgaagaggaagaaggaggaatCCAGCGCGGAGCAGGAGACGGCGGTGTGA